One genomic segment of Scophthalmus maximus strain ysfricsl-2021 chromosome 3, ASM2237912v1, whole genome shotgun sequence includes these proteins:
- the mmp9 gene encoding matrix metalloproteinase-9 produces MRHCALVVCLVLGISLKDGWSLPLKSVMVTFPGDIIKNMTDTDLAQTYLKRFGYLDRVHRSGFQSMVSTSKALKRMQRQMGLEETGDLDKSTLEAMKRPRCGVPDVANYQTFEGDLKWDHRDVTYRIINYSPDMESSLIDDSFARAFKVWSDVTPLTFTRLFDGTADIMISFGKANHGDPYPFDGKDGLLAHAYPPGEGLQGDAHFDDDEHWTLGKGPAVKTRYGNADGAICHFPFTFEGKTYTTCTTDGRTDNLPWCATTADYSKDKTFGFCPSELLYTFGGNADGAECVFPFVFLDKEYDSCTTEGRSDGYRWCATTDNFDRDIKYGFCPSRDTAVTGGNSEGEPCQFPFVFLGKAYDSCTSEGRGDGKLWCSTTDNYDEDKKWGFCPDQGYSLFLVAAHEFGHALGLDHSNIREALMYPMYAYVEDFSLNKDDIEGIQYLYGPKIGPVPTPPQPTTPTTPYPDPDETDPTDEPEPTKPVDPTKDACKLDKFDSITVTEGELHFFKDGLYWKMSSRSDGVLKGPFSISKRWPALPPVIDSAFEDPLTKKLYFFSGNRFWVYTGQSVLGPRSIEKLGLPNSIQKVEGALQRGKGKVLLFSGENFWRLDVKAQKIDNGYPRYTDIVFGGVPNDAHDVFQHKGHIYFCRDRFYWRMNSRRQVDRVGYVKYDLLKCSDSSGSRY; encoded by the exons ATGAGACACTGTGCTTTAGTTGTGTGTTTAGTTTTGGGGATAAGCCTGAAGGATGGATGGAGCCTTCCCCTCAAGTCCGTCATGGTCACCTTCCCAGGAGACATCATCAAAAACATGACTGATACGGATTTGGCACAA ACCTACCTGAAGAGGTTTGGCTACTTAGACAGGGTGCATCGCAGTGGCTTCCAGTCTATGGTGTCCACCTCCAAGGCTTTGAAAAGGATGCAGAGGCAGATGGGGCTGGAGGAGACTGGAGATCTGGATAAGTCCACGCTGGAGGCCATGAAGCGGCCTCGCTGTGGGGTTCCCGATGTGGCCAACTACCAAACCTTTGAAGGAGACCTCAAATGGGATCATAGGGACGTCACTTACAG GATCATTAACTATTCTCCGGACATGGAGAGCTCTCTGATTGATGACAGCTTTGCCAGAGCCTTCAAGGTGTGGAGCGATGTGACCCCTCTGACTTTTACCCGCCTCTTTGATGGGACAGCTGACATCATGATATCATTTGGAAAAGCCA ACCACGGAGACCCATACCCATTCGATGGCAAGGATGGCCTTCTGGCCCATGCTTATCCCCCTGGTGAGGGTTTGCAGGGAGACGCTCACTTTGACGATGATGAGCACTGGACCTTGGGTAAAGGACCAG CTGTGAAGACACGCTATGGGAATGCAGATGGTGCCATTTGCCATTTCCCCTTCACCTTCGAGGGCAAGACCTACACTACCTGTACCACGGATGGCCGCACGGACAACCTGCCATGGTGTGCCACTACAGCCGATTacagcaaagacaaaacatttggcTTCTGCCCAAGTGAGC TTCTGTACACTTTTGGAGGAAACGCCGACGGAGCTGAGTGTGTCTTCCCCTTTGTCTTCCTGGACAAGGAATATGACAGCTGTACCACAGAGGGCCGCAGTGATGGTTACCGCTGGTGTGCCACCACAGACAACTTTGACAGAGACATTAAGTATGGATTCTGTCCCAGTCGTG ACACTGCAGTGACCGGTGGCAATTCTGAGGGAGAGCCTTGCCAATTTCCCTTTGTGTTCCTGGGTAAGGCGTATGACTCCTGCACCAGTGAGGGACGTGGAGATGGCAAGTTGTGGTGCAGTACCACTGACAACTATGATGAGGATAAGAAATGGGGCTTTTGTCCTGACCAGG GTTACAGTCTGTTCCTGGTGGCAGCCCATGAGTTTGGACATGCGCTTGGCCTGGATCACTCTAACATTAGAGAGGCTCTCATGTACCCCATGTACGCCTATGTGGAAGACTTCTCCCTGAATAAAGATGACATTGAAGGCATTCAGTATCTCTATG GACCTAAAATAGGCCCTGTTCCCACCCCCCCTCagcccaccacccccaccaccccctaCCCAGACCCTGATGAGACTGATCCCACAGATGAGCCTGAGCCCACAAAACCTGTGGATCCGACCAAAGATGCTTGCAAGTTGGACAAATTTGATTCCATCACTGTGACTGAGGGAGAACTACACTTTTTCAAGGATGG ACTTTACTGGAAGATGTCCAGCAGGAGTGATGGAGTACTCAAGGGGCCATTTTCTATTTCTAAGAGGTGGCCCGCTCTGCCACCAGTCATTGACTCTGCTTTTGAGGACCCTCTGACCAAGAAATTGTATTTCTTCTCAG GGAACAGATTCTGGGTGTACACAGGGCAGAGTGTTCTGGGGCCCCGCAGCATTGAGAAGCTCGGCCTCCCCAACAGTATTCAGAAGGTAGAGGGAGCACTGCAGAGGGGGAAAGGCAAAGTGCTGCTCTTCAGTGGGGAGAACTTCTGGAG GCTTGATGTCAAGGCCCAGAAAATCGACAATGGGTACCCAAGATACACAGATATTGTCTTTGGTGGCGTCCCCAACGACGCTCATGATGTATTCCAGCACAAAG GTCACATCTACTTCTGCCGTGACCGCTTCTACTGGCGTATGAATTCCCGCAGGCAGGTGGATCGTGTCGGCTATGTGAAATATGACCTCCTCAAGTGCTCTGATTCTTCAGGCTCCCGCTACTGA